TTCGCCGCGCTTGGCGTTGTTGGTCAGGGTGCAATAGACCTGGCCGTCGGTGGGGCTGACCACGATCCATTCCGGGCGGTCCATGCGGGTGGCCTTCACCACGCTGGCCGCCAGACGCGCATGGATCAGCACTTCGGCCTGGTTGGCGAACCCTGTGCTGGCGTCAATGCCGTTTTTGCCATGGGTGAGTTCGACCCATTGGCCCTTGCCCTTGGGGTGGTCGGCGTTGCCGTCGCCTGCGTCGAAGATCGCGACAAACAAGGTGCCGTGGTCGAGCAGGTCTTTGTTGGCCTTGGGGTTCTTGTGGTTGATCTTGTCGCGGCTGACGAATTTGTAGATGAACTCACCGCGTTCATCGTCGCCCATGTACACCACGGCGCGGCCATCGCGGGTTTCGGCCAAGGCTGCGTTTTCATGCTTGAAGCGCCCCAGGGCGGTGCGCTTGACCGGCGTGGAGGTGGGGTCGAACGGGTCGATTTCCACCACCCAGCCGTGGCGATTGAGTTCGTTGGGGTTCTTGGCGATGTCGAAACGCGGGTCGTGCAGGTGCCAGTTGATCTCTTTACTGGCCGCCACCACGCCATAGCGTTTCTGCCCGGCGTCGAAAGTTTGTTGTGGGTTGCTGCTACCAAAGCAGTCGGTGAAGTTCTCTTCGCACGTCAGGTAAGTGCCCCATGGCGTCTTGCCGTTGGCGCAGTTCTGGAAGGTGCCAAGGGCGTTCTTGCCGGATTTGTCGGCACTCGTTTTCAGCCAGGCGTGGCCGGCGGCGGGACCGCTGAGGCGGATTGGCGAATTGCCGTGGATGCGCCGGTTGTAGCGCGAGTCCTGCACGAATTGCCAGGTGTCGCCTTGGCGTCGCACTTCGATCACCGAAACGCCTTCGCTGGCCTGGGCCTTGTGCACGTCTTCGGCCGATTGCGGCGCGCCGCCGTGGGCATAGAGGTAGCGATAGTTGGTGTATTCGTTGTTGATGGCCATGAGGGCGCGGTTGTCGTCGCCGGGGAAGGCGAACAGGCTCATGCCGTCGTTGTTGTCGCCGAACTGTTGCTCCTGGGCCTTGGCCGTACCGTTGCCGGATGGGTCGAAGGCAGGGGCGCTCTTGCTTAGCGGCTGGCCCCAACTGATCAGCACTGAGGCACTGTAGCCTGGC
The Pseudomonas poae DNA segment above includes these coding regions:
- a CDS encoding PhoX family phosphatase; amino-acid sequence: MSLLEENQATDLEQMVGLTRRRFIGAGALCGAAMFLGGNLLSRSALAVNAASASPMLGFTSIAAATSDAITLPPGYSASVLISWGQPLSKSAPAFDPSGNGTAKAQEQQFGDNNDGMSLFAFPGDDNRALMAINNEYTNYRYLYAHGGAPQSAEDVHKAQASEGVSVIEVRRQGDTWQFVQDSRYNRRIHGNSPIRLSGPAAGHAWLKTSADKSGKNALGTFQNCANGKTPWGTYLTCEENFTDCFGSSNPQQTFDAGQKRYGVVAASKEINWHLHDPRFDIAKNPNELNRHGWVVEIDPFDPTSTPVKRTALGRFKHENAALAETRDGRAVVYMGDDERGEFIYKFVSRDKINHKNPKANKDLLDHGTLFVAIFDAGDGNADHPKGKGQWVELTHGKNGIDASTGFANQAEVLIHARLAASVVKATRMDRPEWIVVSPTDGQVYCTLTNNAKRGEDGQPVGGPNPREKNVYGQILRWKADADNHGATEFSWDLFVVAGNPGVHAGTPKGGSSNINPQNMFNSPDGLGFDKAGRLWILTDGDYSNAGDFAGMGNNQMLCADPATGEIRRFMVGPVACEVTGISFSPDQKTLFVGIQHPGETGGSTWPEHLPNGKPRSSVMAIRRDDGGIVGA